The DNA sequence GTTGATTTTCTGGGGTCTAAAGCCAGGAAGATCGGCAACTACAGCATCTGCCATACTAACCTTTAACCTTCAGGCAAAATCAAATCTATGGTGTTATTGACTCAGGGATTTGTCTGGCAACACATCGGTCTAACACACAATACCAGATGATGGCAATCTCTCCCATCTGAGTCTAGGAGGGGGTTATCATTCAATATGTTTATGTCCATATTTCCTCTGTATGCaggatgaaaatacaaaaaagtaaatatgaaatgaaGGTACTGTTACAGAGTTATGTTGAAAATATAAAGAGTTGCCTGAGAAAAAATAAAGCCTTTACTTCTTTTGGCAGATAtgagttgcaaaaaaaaaaaaaaagtaatgtaatgATAGCTTCCCTTGGCAGAGAAACATATAATTGAAGATTGTTAGCAGACATTcctggggggagggggggcgagGCAACCCGGCCCCTTTAAAATGTGACTACTGTGCCAGTAGCCGACTTCAGGTAAGTTAGACAGGATGTACACGATCTTCCGGTCGGCGCTTTCAAAATAATGCTCTATAGACGGCGAACTGGCGCATTAGCTGTAATGATTCCGTGGTAAAGTgtagaaaaatgtgaaaatattatcGTAGGCTGTTGTGCGTATCTTTAAAGGTATTTTCCTTgtgtttaaagtgaaatgtcGAGGAAACAAGAGCCCAGCGGAGGGATACAGTGCGCCGAAGATCTGAATTAAACCATCGCTTTTCGCTCCGGATTCAAGTTTATATCATTCCGCAAAGAAAGTGGACACCcgtatcttttattttgacacccTCGTCGCCCAATATCCGGTTTCTTCTCTCTTGACTCACGCTGACCACATCCGAATGGTTGTAGATTAGATGTGGGGGAATAAGAAATCTGCGCCGCTAGCTAGCATTTACACAGCTGCTGCCAGCGAGTGTAACAGCCGGGGGAGACGCGCGTTGCCCGGCTTACGAGACAACAGAAGTGTCGGAGGATTCTCGCCACTTTAAGGACAGAGTTTACACTGCACGACCACCGCTGGCAAAGTCCCTTTTTCGCTCGCTATCCGACGACAATGCCCTCGCCTAAATAGCTGCCGTGGAGGTCGAGGATGGCCGCGGACGTGGATAAAACATCCCCCGAGGATGGGAGCAAAAATTCGCCGCAGCGCGGGCACCAGAGTCCCGGCTCTGGATCCTGGATCTCCAAGGGGCTGTGGACTCTGCTCCTGGTCGGTGCCGTCCCCCTTCTCGCCTTCGGGATCAAGTATTACCAAGATGCCCAGTTCATCAAACGtcatgtgagagagagagagagccacatCTGTAGTAACTATACACACGTCtcaaaaaatatctttttaactttgtgtctgaaaaacaaaaagcaacttGAAGAGTGATAGTGTCAGAAAATGCCAGCTTGCTGTAAGATGCACGGCTGTTTTAAAAGGAAGTTTTCATTGACCTCCTTGTACATTTTATAACCTTTTAATTACTTTAACATCACTATAAGGACATGTCCTTCTCACGTTACTTGAAATGTGTGTTGGACTCATTTATTTGTCAGACATCAGCCTGCCACAAAACACCacatctgcattttattttcttccacgcccgggtgttttttttatgagggTCTGGGTCTGTGCCACAGCTGGTTAAACTCAACCTCTTGTTTTTAATCCAATGCTTGTTTGGCTCCGGCGGGTCCCTGAGTTGTTCTTGCtacctccctcccccctcttctccctcccccctcttctccctccattgTACAGGCGCTGGTAGGCACGCATCTGTCCGGGAGAGAGGGTGgtctgactgaaacaaacacatgttaGGAATCTGTGGCCTCTGGGCTGATCTCTATCCAAACTGTGGCCGCTGAGGGAGGAAGAATAAGTGCTCTGACCCCAGGggcaaaacactgcagcaatgTGATCATGCGTCTGCAGCAGACATTTGAgtcattttgcatgttttgcaaAAGTGTGTCTTTTCATGTGATGAGACCCACTGTCCTACTTGTGATGCTGCATTCAAAGTCCTTGAAGCGTGTGTGACAGGATCAGTCTGTGTCCCCTCCAATAGGAAGAGAGCGTTCGCACTCTGGGTGCCGAGGggctttttctcttctcctccctggACACCGACCACGATCTCTATCTCAGCCCGGAGGAGTTTAAACCTATTGCTGAGAAACTCACAGGTACGTCACTTTATCTGTCTTGCTgagtgtttgttcatttagtcaTTGCCCCCTCCTACCCTCACTGGTCACTTGCATCCCACGTACTGACTGTGATCCCTGTGACTTCCACTCAGGAATAACACCCCCGGTGGATTATGAGGAGGAAGTGGCCCATGACCCCAATGGAGAGACTTTAACCTTGGAGGCCAAAAtgcagcctctgctgctggacTCTATGACAAAGAGCAAGGATGGTTTCCTCGGGGTAAGAGGAGGTCTATTGTTCTCTTTCTATTGATCGCTGTTTAGGCTCTGCAGAGAACTCGATTCAGTTAGTATCAACCTGTCCTTATTCCTGAGAATGTACGACCTAAAACATCCGTCCCAGTCCAGCCCACAGTCAGTTCTGAGCTGTTGTGGAACCATTTGTCATACAGGCATGCTATCGTGCTCTTTTGAAAGGAATTTCTTCCCCAGGCTGTCGGAAAATTGGATTGTGTCTTTATTCCATaggagtttgaacacactgaattaggtttttttttctcaattaatttTTGCAAGCAAAAATGACCTGTAAACACCCAtgttagctggaaaacacaaggGGTCCCGATAATGTAGTCTCACATGGTCCAAGTTCGAGAGGAACGGGGCAAAAACTCAATATAGTTCTTTACTTCCTCACTTACATGAACTTTGTGCATATGAAATAGTCCAACACAACTGTTCAGGTGGAAAAACCGCCTGCTCGAGGAGCAAAATGCACACGATTATCTAAACTTTAATAATTTCCATTTGCTTGTAACTGTAATAAACTATATGTTATTTAAAGTCTCATTGGCTACGTGATGCATCAGTCATCTGTGGGTGGGTCGCTGACTGTTAACAAGTTTTcgtgaataaataaataatacattttctcagTCGGAGCCAGCTCTTTCACCTGACACACATCCTCAAATCAAGCCAGAAATCTTGGTGTGGTTACAGACAATTACAGAATCAACCTGCTGCCACCTTCAAAATAAGAATCAAAGGCTTTCTGTCTAAAGATAGCAATAGGAAAACTTGATGCTATAATTTTCAGCAGGCTAGACTATTGTGTCAGTGTCCCCACAGGtcttagttaaaaaaaaaaaaatcaatcagacagctgcagctcgtcCAACACCAAGAAGGaggagcacattacaccagtccttaaatcactgcactggCTTCCAGTGCCTAAGCATAGATATAAAAATCGTATTATGCATCTATAAAGCACTAAATGGTCTCGGGCTTAAATACATCTCTGATTTACTTTCACGTTATGTCGCATCCAGACACATAAAATCATCTGGGACAGATGCCACCAAGAGAAGCGAAGCAGCTTTGAGGTTTCATGCTCCCCACCTGTGACTAACTGCATTTCTTATTTTAAGATGTGTAAGCAACCAACCAAGTCTTTAATCAACTACAAAATAGCTGATAATTAACTTATAGTCATCAATGTAATCTACAATATAACTTGTAGGTTAGATTGTAACCTTAATTGTAAAAGCTTATATTTTGGATCGTCGCGCTCTTGCAGGTGTCTCACAGCTCTCTGGGCGGGCTCCGGTCCTGGAAGAGCCCAGCGGTGCCTTCGTCTACCTTCTCCGCCAGCCAGTTCAGAGTCTTCTTGCCCCCCAAGAACAAGGTCGAGGTGGGGGACACGTGGTGGGTGATTCCCAGCGAGCTCAACATCTTCACCGGGTACCTGCCCAACAATCGTTACCACCCTCCCTCGCCGAAGGGCAAAGAGGTAAAAGATGCGTGGTTTTGCGGCGTCCGATTGGGTTGTGAGGATCACGCGGTATATTAATAGTTGTTTTCATCCCGTCACAGGTTCTCATCCACTCCATGCTGAGTATGTTCCACCCTCGGCCCTTCATCAAATCACGTTTCGCTCCTCAGGGCGCCGTCGCCTGCGTTCGTGCCAGCAACGACTTTTATTATGACATCGTATTCAGGTGAGGAGCGATTCAGAAAGAGGCGTGAAAGGCCTGagtggtgctttttttttcttgtagcCCATTAATTCTGTGTACTTTACATTACTGCTGACTTATATCTAGAACAAACTATGAATTTTAATGGTAATGTCCTCCCTGGCAGGCAGCCATTGATTTGGATTTAAAATCTCCATGCAGAGATTGATCCGGTCTACTGAGTCCACTTTTGTCAAAGATACATTATCTTTGTGTGTTAATGCAGCTGCAAATAGTGTAGGAGTTTTAATTCACcgaacatttaatattttttgccCTCAGCTTTGGCTTTCAGACAGTTTGAAATTAATCTTACAATTCATGGCTCACTTCGGAAAACAGTCAGCAGTAAAACAGACACTATGTGATGAAGCAGCTAGAAATGCGCATTTAATAGGCTGCAACAATCCTCTCCTGTCATTCTGtcacagtggagaaaaaaaacgtgGACACATCTTTGCTGAACAATAAATCTCCTTGTGTTCACCTTCCGCAGAATTCATGCTGAATTCCAGCTCAATGATGTGCCAGACTTTCCCTTCTGGTTCACCCCGGGACAGTTCACCGGCAACATCGTTCTGTCCAAAGACGCGTCTCACGTCCGCCACTTTCACCTCTACGTCCCCAATGACAGGTGAATGCCTCACGATCTCTCCGCCACACAGAGCGTTGAGCCGCTGTAGCTCTAGTGTGAAATGTTCCCGTTGTGTTCCAGGTCTCTGAATGTGGACATGGAGTGGCTGTACGGGGCCAGCGAGAGCAGCAACATGGAGGTCGACATCGGCTATCTGCCACAGGTACAGCTGCAGGGTGTCTCTGCTGCTATATTCATGTGACTTCCTGTTCTTATCTTCGTGTAGCCACATGATGGAGTGCCCAaggtattcattttttttacactaatgCTGATTTTAGTTCCAGCTCAATAAGCTAAATTAAACTCATTCAGTGCAATTACTCTCCAAGTGGTTTGTAAGGATTTTTGTCGCGTCACTGTGTTGATTTACTTCCCTCCTCGCAGTGTGTCATAATGTTGGAATGTGATTAGGATTCATTTAATCTTTTCCCCAGAAATATGTTAAAGATCATAAAATATTTTCCCTTTAAGACTCTTTTCTCATAAAAGTTCCAGCTTAtggtttgtcatgtttttttttgttttttttttttaatgagaagtTATTAATGTGTCTGCAGATGGAGCTGCAGTCCACGGGCCCATCCACTCCCTCCATCATCATGGATGAGGAGGGCAATGTCATCGACAGTCGAGACGGCGGCGGCGAGCCGATCCAGTTCGTCTTCGAGGACATCCACTGGACATCAGAACTCAGTCGGCAAGAAGCCACTCGACGCCTCGACGTCACCTTCTACCCCTTCAAGAAGGTAACAGCTCGTGAAGTGTTTCGTCAGCGCACTGTTAGCCTTTGGTCAACAGTTTCATTGTCCTCATTGTGTCTCCCTCCCAGGTGTCCTACCTGCCTTTTTCAGAGGCCTTCGAGCGCGCTGAAGCAGAGAACAAACTGGTGCATTCCATTCTGCTTTGGGGAGCATTAGACGACCAGTCCTGCTGAGGTGAGATCACGCCACAGCATTGCACGCTGTTATTGTGAGCTGAAAAAGTGTTGAAATCACAAGGATGGGCTCCATCCAGATAAAAACAGGTTTATATAAGAAATACTGCAGGCAGTGTTTTCTATGGCCTGAGAATCTCTGGGGAAAATGGTGTTTGTTTAGTCTTCAGTCAGTCGCTGTTGATATGACTGTATATATTTGGTATAATTGAAGACATGCAAAATTCTGGAACTGTGTAGGAAAGACTGCACTCCTTCTAATGTCACCATCAGTAGTGTCAAGTTTCAGGCTACTGGCTTCATACAGGAGCATAGATACTCTAAAGGCAATGTaactttaaaagaagaagaaacatacTCTCTCAAATGAACTGCTGGATTAAAAAGCAGTAAAATGCACCCTCATCTAGTTCAGCACACTCAGTGGTACTGCAGTGGAATGGATAATGTATGGTTAGATATAAAACCATTCtatgaaatgaactgaattaTTAGGGACTAGGTATAAAACTGCTGTGTAGTCCCTCATAAAGCAGGACACCTGGTCACCTACCTTGGACTAAACCTTTTTGAATGGTACATTTAGGAGCATTGTCAATATTCAACATCTCCgtctgttgtgtctctgtagGTTCGGGGCGAACTCTCCGGGAGACCGTCCTGGAAAGTTCGCCCGTCCTGGCGCTGCTCAACCAGAGCTTCATAAGCAGCTGGTCTCTGGTCAGAGAGCTAGAGAACATGCAggtgagcagcagtgacagaaaacaaaatgctttgtACTACACTGACCTTCCTTATGTTCAGATCTGAACACTCAATGTTTCATTTCTCAAACAGGCTAATGAGCACAATCACGAGTTGAGTGAAAAGGCCCGACTACACCTGGAGAACTACAACTTCCCTGTGGAGATGATGGTGGCATTGCCCAATGGAACGATTGTAAATATTTGACTCTTCCACAGATCACATGTGGAAGCACTCCCATCGATGTTTTAAGTCAATCACTTTCCATCCTCGGCACATGCAAGGTCTGAGGTCAAGGTCATTGTACTCCCACTGACTGACATGTCCTCCTGTTTTTGGCTTCAGGTCCACCACATCAACGCCAACTTCTTCCTGGACCAGACGGCCATGaaaccagaggaggaaggagcgaCTTTCAGCTTCTCCAGTGGCTTCGAGGACCCGTCCACGTCCACTTACATCAGCTTCCTGAAGGAGGGGCTGGAGAAAGCCAAGGAGTACCTGGCACAGTAATCTGCGTGGTGGGGGAAACGAGAGGAATTTCCTCTGGGGTCCAAGATAAGGAAAACCCTCCGATAATTACAGAGAGGCGCTTTCTTGTCAGTGTTGGCAGCTGAAAAAACGTCTTTGCCTTCTATCCTCTTTGTAACTGTTTCTGTGGGCGTCTCTCTTGGTCAGAAAGTTTTATATCCAGTATTTGTATGGTGAGAGACTGTCCATACAGATGAAGTACAAAGAGGTATTGCCTCTAAAACCTACTGTTACTGTCAGTATAGTATATTTTAATGAGTTACAAATGCTTTGCACACTGAGCAGTAATGGTGACATATTCagatctgctctctctgcttgcAGCTGCTGTTGATACCATGTAGACACAGACCACTCCTCAAACTACTCCTGAATGAATCATAGCACTGTAACTtgctacagtttttttttctttttatacccTGGTAATGCATGTGCAATATTAAAACGACTGAGCGAGTTTTCATGCCGCCGAGTGTGCCCAGAGACGGAGCCGGTGCAGCTGTTGCcttttcagttgtgtttcaGCAGTTTGTGACGACTTTGCCTGAAAGCCCCCTCAGGGCCGGGCGACGCCTGATGTCATTGCTGAGGCTGCTGGAGGGAACACCCTCCTCCGACTCTGGGGACAACAGcggcagggaaaaaaaaaactggacagTGTAACTTTAAAACGGATTTATTCAGTTGTTTTCCTCTATTTTGAGTTAAAGCcaaatgctgaatattttcCAGATACTCTGTTTTGAGGACGATGTGACCACACCAAAgaattttgttttgagtttgtaGAGGAGAAATAAATCCATAAGGGTTCCTTGCGGcttgtttaatatttatatattgcaTATTAATATGTAAGCAAATGGTCATATGTCTGTAAAATTGTTTGATTGTTGAACTGAGAGGCACATGATACCATGTACTGTTATTCTCCTCTTTAAGGCTGCAGTTAAATtatgtttgcttttgtctttgGGTAGATGAGAGGAACTCCTTGACATTTTAATGGTCCCATATCATCCCgatttctttattttgccaGTGCTGATATGTTTTCCTGTTGTCTGTCCCATTCCTTTGAACAGGATATTTGAAGAACGCCTTGAAAACGTCTGTAAATTTGGCACAATTCTGTCCTGACAAGTCCTGACAAGTCCTAACGGCTCATTTGAAGGCACAGTTTCCGTGTGCATTTGTCTGTGGATCGAGCCTCttgatatttattaatgtaGCAACTAGACCTGCTTTATAGTCAAAAAAGGACATtgaaatatcattttttaacaatatgggacctttaacaaaGAAAGGTGACTAACTGGACCTACACACACCTCATTTTCACCCTTTTCCAATCATACAAACAGACGAGTTTCCTCTTCAggcctgtctctgttttttaagAGTGAAATTGAAGAACACAGGgaccaaaaatattttttaaaaatatggtGAAATCCAGTAAATAACAGTAACATTATGTTGCAAAGTCATACATTGTCCACTCCATGTCATTATGGGGAAATTATgagtgccatttttttttttttttcaaaaaaggtgaaataaaaatgttttgtttttgtgtttttttacagattgaCTTATGACTTGACTCCTTTTTATGCAGACATCTCGCCCGCACTGTACACACCAACAATCAACCACACAGAcgttgttttaatattttcactttGCACTGATTTTTATTAGCTAATCTACATTACTGCACGGTCGAAGCACAGTAGATCGGACTCTCTGAGCGAGAGCATGTAGAATGATGAAACAGCATTGATGAGAATACTTCTCCAGCTTTTCCCTTCCACGATCAGAAACCACAGTGGGTGAAAGAGGCAGCGCTCGAAAAACGAAAGGAGTTCAGAATAGTCATGAATGCGACTCTAAGTGCTCTGACAGTTTCAAGTTTTGTTGCATGATCACTTTCCAGTGTTGACTTCTGCAGTCTGCGCCGCTATTCAGTGAAACTCCTAAAAGCAATTGGTGACGACgggagtttgtgtttgtgggacCGTGGGCTGTGTACAAGCAGTTTTCAAAGAGATCCTCAGAAGAAGACGTGTGGCGTGTGCTTCAAACTTCCAGGATGAACTGAAGATGATGTAAAAGTAGGGGCATGCATTACCTTATCAACACAGGGGTACCGTTGTGGTCACgtgataaataaatgacatcatgAAGTTAGTGATTTCACATTGGGAGCAAAAAGTGCAGTCTCTGAGAGTTGTAACCCGCTCCATCCAAGAGGTGAGGAATCCAGTCTCTTAACAGTTCAGCTCCACTCGGTTCAGCAGAACTCAAGTCCGGCTGCCAAACCCACAGGAATGAGTCGAACCATGAAACAGTCCAGCCCCGGAAACGCGAATCTACTCAAGATCAGCCTTGCTCGGTTCAGCTCAGTTCACTTAGAAATCCACACCACTCAATCCAGCCTTTTGtggttgatttttttatgcgattgtttttgggtttttttttttttttttttttacacagatgtCTCCATGAATTGAATGAGCgggctgtgtttgtttctgccgGTGATAAATGCCGTCTTGATTAAGCTGGTCAGGCGGGGACGAGGCGAGTCAGGGCCACTCTTCAGCTGAACGTCCACACCTCCAGCTCCATGACTTGGAAGTCATCGGTCTCGGAGAGGCAACAGTTATTGAAGGTGTAGCAGGGGCTGCTGCGACCCAGGTACAAGTTCTCATCCACCCACAGACCGAAGTGACCACTGCAGGAACAAGGAACGAGTGgtaaagacagagaaatgttttcttttgcaacAAAGGCAGAAAGGATTCCAGAAAAGTACATCGAATTTAATgcaagaaagacaaacaaccaTTACCTGCCTCCACCAATGGCAAAGGAGTCCAAATCtcctttaataaaaaatgaGTTCTCTCCAGTCCACCGGAAGCACTGCggagaaaaggcaaaaacaatCACAACGCTTCTCAACCTGATGACTTACTCAGcacctttaatttgtttttttcatgacttcCTGACAATGTGACATGACAAACGACAAATGCCGGATGTATCTGTGATGttctgcagacattttacagactggCTGAGCTGACGCTACTACAGTCACTGTGCTGGAGACGAGCGGCGGCGTGCGGCACCTTGAAGCGAGGGCGCAGCATGAAGAGGAACGTTTCTCCGGTGCCGTAGAACGTCTCACTGAGCCTCAGAGGGTGGGAGAGGAAGGCCCCGAATATCTGACAATGGAAAGTCACAAGAGAGACGGCAAcgttaacaaaacacaactgacatgATATCACAACATCTGTTAAAACAAGAATAtgcacagacattttgttttttgctgtttcaggCCAGTATGATTCAGATTTTGGAGAAATACTGAGCTCAGTCAGGAAAAAATGACATTCTCTGTGTGGATTGTGGATTGgttttgcatttatatgtttgCTGTGCTTTTCCACCTAACATCACATGAGTGATTTACACAATAATGAGGtcagagacatttttaatgGACAAACTTGggccttttctttctgtgcttgAAATCAGCAGATGATCAACATGATTAAAACTCAGGTTTCTcattatttaaatacaaattaaataaatagaCCTGAACCAaattaccaacaacaacattataTTACCCTTATTATTCTTCATCTATCCGTGTTAATCACATGTGGATTTTCATATCTTTAAAAAGATCTAGGTTATTATATTGTTCTATAGAGTTTATTGgggcattttgttgaaaatagCTAAAAATTTATTTAGCTCGCACTGAAATCTCAGTTACATCTGTTATAATTACATtcgaaacaacaacagcaaaactgAACAACTGAGCGTC is a window from the Acanthopagrus latus isolate v.2019 chromosome 16, fAcaLat1.1, whole genome shotgun sequence genome containing:
- the selenon gene encoding selenoprotein N — translated: MAADVDKTSPEDGSKNSPQRGHQSPGSGSWISKGLWTLLLVGAVPLLAFGIKYYQDAQFIKRHEESVRTLGAEGLFLFSSLDTDHDLYLSPEEFKPIAEKLTGITPPVDYEEEVAHDPNGETLTLEAKMQPLLLDSMTKSKDGFLGVSHSSLGGLRSWKSPAVPSSTFSASQFRVFLPPKNKVEVGDTWWVIPSELNIFTGYLPNNRYHPPSPKGKEVLIHSMLSMFHPRPFIKSRFAPQGAVACVRASNDFYYDIVFRIHAEFQLNDVPDFPFWFTPGQFTGNIVLSKDASHVRHFHLYVPNDRSLNVDMEWLYGASESSNMEVDIGYLPQMELQSTGPSTPSIIMDEEGNVIDSRDGGGEPIQFVFEDIHWTSELSRQEATRRLDVTFYPFKKVSYLPFSEAFERAEAENKLVHSILLWGALDDQSCUGSGRTLRETVLESSPVLALLNQSFISSWSLVRELENMQANEHNHELSEKARLHLENYNFPVEMMVALPNGTIVHHINANFFLDQTAMKPEEEGATFSFSSGFEDPSTSTYISFLKEGLEKAKEYLAQ